The sequence TCATTATAAAAATAATGATTGTTAAGTTCAACTACAAAATTCATAACGAACTCAAAATAAAATTGTCCTAGCTATATTTTAACCACTAAATTGGATATACTGAAGATGAAAAGATAAAATATTTACTCTTTGCCGACACAGTCGGTTTTTCTTTGGTGTATAATTCGATTTACAGGAAATAGAAGGGGAAATAATATATTGTCAAGTTCTGCAATTACAACAAATTTTATTATCATACTTGTTACCTTTATCTTTGCCTTCTTCTTTGTGGCTGCTGAGTTTGCTTTAGTTCAAACTAGATCCAGTCAACTAGAAGATGCCATTCAAAAAGGTGAAGGAAACAAAAAGAAATTACAACGTGCTTTAAAGATGGTCAATAATCTAAACGAATACTTGTCGACTACTCAAGTTGGTACTAGTATCGCTGGTATCATTTTAGGTTGGATCGGTGAAAGTACCATCGAATACTTACTGATAGAAGTACTAGGTGTTGCTCATATTTCTGCCGGTGGTAGTAGTGGCCTACATGCTTTGAGTTCAATCGTTGGTGTTTTACTACTAACTTATTTGGAAGTGGTTTTAACAGAAATCGTTCCAAAGAATATCTCAATCGATATGCCAATGAAGATGTTGATGTTAGTCGTTACGCCATTACGTTTCTTCCACGTTGCCGTTTATCCGTTCGTTTGGTTACTAAATGTTTCCGCATCTGGAATCGTCAGACTAATGGGTATGAAACCAGCTGATAGCGAAAATGAGGTCTTCTCACAATCTGAAATTTTGAGATTATCTAAGTCTTCGATCAAGGGTGGCGACATGGAACCAGATGACGTTATCTTCATGCAGCGTGCCTTTGAGTTGAATGATAAAGTTGCGAAGGATATCATGGTCGATCGGACAAGTCTTTATGTTGTCGATATAACGGATAAAGTCAAAGATGTTATCAAAGATTATTTACAACAAGGTTTCTCTAGATTCCCTGTTGTAGCGGATAATGATAAAGATAAAGTCTTAGGTTACGTTTATGCATATGATATCGTTCGTCAAAACCAAGTCGATGGCGATGTTGGCATCAGTCGTATCTTGCGTTCTGTCAATACCGTTCCCGAAACCATGCCAATTCAAGATATCTTATCCAAAATGATCAAGAAACAGACACCTATAGTTATTGTCGTTGATGAATACGGTGGTACTAGTGGTATCGTCACTGATAAAGATATCTACGAAGAATTATTTGGAACAGTTAAGGATGAAATCGATGATGTTTCTGATGAATACATTGTTAAAAATGAAGATGGTTCATACAATGTTTCTGGTAAGACTACGTTATACGATTTTGAACGTTACTTCAGAACCGACGTTAGTGAATTTCAAAAATCCGATATCATTACCGTTGGTGGTTACTTAATTGAAAAGTTCCCTAACCTACAAAAGGGTTCTACCTTTGATATGGATAACTTCCATTTTGAAGTTGCAGAATTCGATCACGGTTTCGTTAACTGGTTCAAAGTTACCGTTGATAAAAAAGCCGTTACGAAACAAGATAATTTAGCATCATTGACTGACGTTGATGATTTGAAAGATAAATAAACTGAACAAAAAAGTTGAATCCACATTGGGGTTCTTTCTTAAGTTAGTTTATAATTCCGTCCTCCATAGCAAAGAAAATTTGGCTGGAACGTAGTGGGCACGATTTTGAGCTTTTGCATAAACCAAGTGCGCAAAATCTCAAAACTCGGCCTTATTCTAAGCAACAAGTTGCTAAGAATAACTTCACTACTGAGCCAATTTTCTTTGCTATTCCGGACTAAATAGTAATTTTCAATTTTTTATAGGATCAAACAAATAAGCATCTATTCAGATAATGGCAGCCGTTGATCGACTACATCTGAATAGATGCTATTTTTTTATTCTTTAGAACGTAAACCTTCGATTCTTCCAAAATCTACTAAGTTCAATTTATTGATAAAAATAATTGCTATCATAATCAACAATGATAAGAACGAAATGCGACGTGCAACTTTTTGCGTCATCGTCTCAAAGTAATCAATGACAACTTTTCCACTGCCGTTGACCGTCACTTGAGCTAAATTATTATTAGTCTTATCTACTCGCAAGTTGGATACTTTACCTTCCGATTGAGTCGATTGAAAACCATAATAGGCAATAATAGGAATATCTACTTTAGCGTGTTTAGCATTTTTAAAACTAAAGCTCAGGCGCGTTCCATATTGCTTAAACTGACTAATTTTAGCCTTACCAGCCATTATTTGTGGCTTGTGAGGCGTTCTTTGTAAATCACTTAAACTAGTACCTTGCGGTAAGTATTCTTGCCCTGCGCCAATACTAAAGGGCTCTAGTTGATTGTATTCACTCTGATCAACAAATTGTAATGATGATCCTTGTACCAAACGATAACTAGCCGAAATAGCAAACAACAAAGTAAAGACTATCAAACCACTTTTGGCTAATTTACTATTAAAGAGTTTTAACGGATCACTTGCCACCACAATAGCTAATAACAAAGTAATCAACATATCAAATCGCCAAGGATACTGAATTACTTTGAATGGCGTATGATTTAAAATCACCCACGGAAAGACTTTGGTACTGCAAAGCAATAAGATAACACCTATTAACGCAAAATCTTTGACAGCCTTATTCTTAATCTTAGTAAATGACAAAACAATTACGATGGCCGCAATGAATAAGACGATACCAATATTTGGTTCACCTAGACCATTGTTCAAACTCCATTTACTCATGTCAAAGAAACTAGTAGCACCCTTTGGTAAAATTCCCTTTGACTGCGTTAAAACAAATTTCGTATGTCGCAATTGCTCAATCATTGGCAAGAAATACGCTGCTGATAGCAACAAAGAGCACAACGCTGCCCATCCCAATGACAATAAACGTTTAGGATGCTTTTTAACTTCTTTATACTGACACAAACCGATGATAACTATCAAAATAGCTACTAGAATCGGTGAAATTGCATGCGAGTATATGATTGCCGTCATTCCAAAAGCTAGATACCACCAGTTCTTACGATTACCATAAAAAATTTCGTAAATACCTAACATCGCAATGGGTAAGAAAATGAAAGCTCCGACTTCACCTAAGTCATGGCGAAACAATAAATTGTGCAAACGATAAGTCGACAAAGTATAAACGAAACTGAATACTAAACTATTGAGATACTTTTGACTGACTTTGTAAAAGCACAAAAAGGATATTCCAAAAGTCAAAAAGTTAACGAATAAATAATATCCCATCAAAGTTTGAGCACTTGAAAATCCCATCAAGCGTAAAAACGCAGCGGGATACAATAAGAGATCTGAGTAAAAGATATTGACAATATATCCAAAACCATCCATAAATGACATATTTACAAATGGGAAGAATTGATGTCGTTGTAATGAATGATACAAGCCCTCTATCCGCATCATGTGAAAACGGTCGTCACTAGTACCTAAATAAGTCCAAATTTTCCCATGATAAAACTGCGTTTGATAAAGTGCTAAAAAACTAACTAATAAGAAAAGTAAAATTGTAAATACAATTATTGTGATTTTCTTAGTGGATTTTTTCTTCAAAAAACTTAATTGCATAAAATAAATGCCTTCCTTTGTACATGCAATATCACATATTATACTCACTATTCAAGTTTTGAAGAAACTCTATTTTGACGAAAAATGTAAAT comes from Companilactobacillus pabuli and encodes:
- a CDS encoding hemolysin family protein, which produces MSSSAITTNFIIILVTFIFAFFFVAAEFALVQTRSSQLEDAIQKGEGNKKKLQRALKMVNNLNEYLSTTQVGTSIAGIILGWIGESTIEYLLIEVLGVAHISAGGSSGLHALSSIVGVLLLTYLEVVLTEIVPKNISIDMPMKMLMLVVTPLRFFHVAVYPFVWLLNVSASGIVRLMGMKPADSENEVFSQSEILRLSKSSIKGGDMEPDDVIFMQRAFELNDKVAKDIMVDRTSLYVVDITDKVKDVIKDYLQQGFSRFPVVADNDKDKVLGYVYAYDIVRQNQVDGDVGISRILRSVNTVPETMPIQDILSKMIKKQTPIVIVVDEYGGTSGIVTDKDIYEELFGTVKDEIDDVSDEYIVKNEDGSYNVSGKTTLYDFERYFRTDVSEFQKSDIITVGGYLIEKFPNLQKGSTFDMDNFHFEVAEFDHGFVNWFKVTVDKKAVTKQDNLASLTDVDDLKDK
- a CDS encoding YfhO family protein, which produces MQLSFLKKKSTKKITIIVFTILLFLLVSFLALYQTQFYHGKIWTYLGTSDDRFHMMRIEGLYHSLQRHQFFPFVNMSFMDGFGYIVNIFYSDLLLYPAAFLRLMGFSSAQTLMGYYLFVNFLTFGISFLCFYKVSQKYLNSLVFSFVYTLSTYRLHNLLFRHDLGEVGAFIFLPIAMLGIYEIFYGNRKNWWYLAFGMTAIIYSHAISPILVAILIVIIGLCQYKEVKKHPKRLLSLGWAALCSLLLSAAYFLPMIEQLRHTKFVLTQSKGILPKGATSFFDMSKWSLNNGLGEPNIGIVLFIAAIVIVLSFTKIKNKAVKDFALIGVILLLCSTKVFPWVILNHTPFKVIQYPWRFDMLITLLLAIVVASDPLKLFNSKLAKSGLIVFTLLFAISASYRLVQGSSLQFVDQSEYNQLEPFSIGAGQEYLPQGTSLSDLQRTPHKPQIMAGKAKISQFKQYGTRLSFSFKNAKHAKVDIPIIAYYGFQSTQSEGKVSNLRVDKTNNNLAQVTVNGSGKVVIDYFETMTQKVARRISFLSLLIMIAIIFINKLNLVDFGRIEGLRSKE